Proteins co-encoded in one Sparus aurata chromosome 18, fSpaAur1.1, whole genome shotgun sequence genomic window:
- the LOC115569070 gene encoding short coiled-coil protein B-like, translating to MSSDDGDLENQAELEEKTRLINQVLELQHTLEDLSARVDAVKEENLKLKSENQVLGQYIENLMSASSVFQTTDTKSKRK from the exons ATGAGCTCAGACGATG GTGATTTGGAGAACCAggctgagctggaggagaagacAAGGCTCATCAACCAGGTGTTGGAGCTTCAGCATACATTAGAGG ACCTGTCTGCCAGAGTGGATGCTGTCAAAGAGGAGAACCTGAAGCTGAAGTCAGAGAACCAGGTTCTGGGTCAGTACATTGAGAACCTCATGTCTGCCTCCAGTGTCTTCCAGACCACTGACACCAAGAGCAAACGAAAGTAA
- the LOC115568277 gene encoding alpha-1,3-mannosyl-glycoprotein 4-beta-N-acetylglucosaminyltransferase B isoform X2 — MRIYSLRFGCLLVFACFASLTWIKSIPGDVGSTVLPELQTLHERLLVAEELGGQVSRDLSCILEQLRNISKAANITHPTSNTTTNTISTETIRQPGSSDQQLFLLPNIYLYMPHLRQHPGSLLPNVVLGKGRRGVSIVIGIPTVKREMQSYLVNTLSSLFYSLTASQWQDLLVIVFVAEADSDYVSHIAEIIKKSFPKEVLYGLLEVVSPSEYYYPDFSRLKETFGDSTDRVKWRTKQILDFSFLMLYAQDKGTYYVQLEDDVIAKAGYYNDMKTFTTQEASKEWLFLEFSKLGFIGKMFRTHDLPMIVEFFLMFQRDKPIDWLLDHILWVKVCNPEKDAEDCNRQKALLKKRYKPSLFQHVGLHSSLSGKLQHLKDKDFGKQTLYQAHSNPAAELSSSLKHYQQHSLERAYKGEDFFWALTPTKDDYILFTFSQPIYMSGYLFRSGNIETSGDKFYNTTVEVLPSNTSAQGKLLTGSPSAYKQSDKGFIIVGAFENGLAEHDIEEALQPISAVRLVVQSDADVWALLSEIFIKV; from the exons GTTCCACAGTATTGCCAGAGCTGCAGACCCTGCATGAGCGTCTGTTAGTAGCTGAGGAGCTGGGAGGGCAGGTTAGCAGGGATCTCAGCTGCATCCTCGAACAGCTGAGGAACATCTCTAAAGCTGCCAACATCACGCATCCGACCAgtaacaccaccaccaacaccatctCCACAG AAACTATAAGGCAGCCAGGTAGTTCAGACCAACAGTTGTTCCTCCTTCCCAACATTTACCTCTACATGCCCCACCTCAGACAACATCCGGGCAGTCTCCTCCCTAATGTGGTCCTAGGAAAGGGCCGCCGTGGAG TGTCCATTGTGATTGGCATTCCTACAGTGAAGCGTGAGATGCAGAGCTACCTGGTCAACACACTAAGCTCTCTGTTCTACAGCCTGACTGCCTCGCAATGGCAAGACCTCCTCGTAATTGTCTTCGTTGCTGAG GCAGATTCAGACTATGTGAGCCACATAGCAGAGATCATCAAGAAAAG TTTTCCTAAGGAGGTGCTGTACGGCTTGTTGGAGGTTGTCTCTCCTTCAGAGTATTactaccctgacttcagtcgCCTCAAAGAGACCTTTGGAGACTCCACGGACAGAGTCAA ATGGCGAACAAAGCAAATTCTGGACTTCAGCTTCCTTATGCTCTATGCTCAGGACAAAGGAACATATTATGTTCAG TTAGAGGATGATGTTATTGCAAAGGCGGGCTACTACAATGACATGAAGACCTTCACCACCCAGGAAGCCTCCAAGGAATGGCTCTTCCTGGAGTTCTCTAAACTTGGATTcatag GCAAGATGTTTCGAACCCATGACCTCCCCATGATTGTAGAGTTCTTCCTCATGTTCCAAAGAGACAAACCCATCGACTGGCTGCTAGATCACATTTTGTGGGTGAAAGTGTGCAACCCAGAAAAAGACGCA GAAGACTGTAATAGACAGAAGGCATTGCTCAAAAAGAGGTACAAGCCCTCCCTCTTCCAGCATGTAGGCCTCCACTCCTCTCTGTCTGGGAAATTACAGCATCTGAAG GATAAAGACTTTGGGAAGCAGACTCTGTACCAGGCCCACAGTAACCCGGCTGCAGAGCTGAGCAGCAGTCTGAAACATTACCAGCAGCACAGTCTGGAGAGGGCATACAAAGGAGAGGACTTCTTCTGGGCATTAACACCCACCAAAGATGACTACATACTTTTCACCTTCTCACAGCCAATTTACATGTCTGG GTACCTGTTTCGCAGTGGAAATATCGAGACCAGTGGAGATAAATTctacaacacaacagtggaagTGCTTCCCAGCAAT ACGTCAGCACAAGGCAAACTACTGACTGGCTCGCCTTCTGCCTACAAACAATCTGATAAGGGCTTCATCATTGTTG gtgcaTTTGAGAATGGGCTAGCTGAGCATGACATTGAAGAAGCACTGCAGCCGATCTCAGCAGTGCGCCTGGTGGTTCAGTCTGATGCTGACGTCTGGGCTCTACTGAGTGAG aTATTCATTAAAGTTTGA
- the mgst2 gene encoding microsomal glutathione S-transferase 2, with protein sequence MEADSPFLLATVSLVSALQMGYFARRVGWSRMAHKVLPPSVTGPPEFERTYRAHQNCVECYPVFLVTLWTCGMFFSEVTAAAGGLVYIIARQLYVNGYAKSTKKRLPGFYLTLAVYLTLFLLGLIGLLRGILHKYFHIHL encoded by the exons ATGGAAGCTGACTCTCCTTTTTTGTTGGCTACAGTGTCTCTTGTGTCTGCCTTGCAGATGG GCTACTTCGCCCGGCGAGTTGGTTGGTCCAGGATGGCCCATAAGGTCCTGCCTCCCTCTGTCACTGGACCGCCGGAGTTTGAGAGGACTTACCGTGCACA TCAGAACTGTGTGGAGTGTTACCCTGTATTCCTGGTGACACTGTGGACCTGCGGTATGTTCTTCAGTGAGGtgactgcagctgcaggaggactGGTCTACATAATCGCCCGACAACTATATGTCAATGGATATGCCAAGTCCACCAAGAAAAG GTTACCTGGCTTTTACCTGACTTTGGCTGTCTATTTAACTCTGTTTCTACTGGGTTTGATTGGACTGCTGCGTGGAATACTACACAAGTACTTCCACATCCACCTCTAA
- the LOC115568277 gene encoding alpha-1,3-mannosyl-glycoprotein 4-beta-N-acetylglucosaminyltransferase B isoform X1, producing the protein MRIYSLRFGCLLVFACFASLTWIKSIPGDVGSTVLPELQTLHERLLVAEELGGQVSRDLSCILEQLRNISKAANITHPTSNTTTNTISTETIRQPGSSDQQLFLLPNIYLYMPHLRQHPGSLLPNVVLGKGRRGVSIVIGIPTVKREMQSYLVNTLSSLFYSLTASQWQDLLVIVFVAEADSDYVSHIAEIIKKSFPKEVLYGLLEVVSPSEYYYPDFSRLKETFGDSTDRVKWRTKQILDFSFLMLYAQDKGTYYVQLEDDVIAKAGYYNDMKTFTTQEASKEWLFLEFSKLGFIGKMFRTHDLPMIVEFFLMFQRDKPIDWLLDHILWVKVCNPEKDAEDCNRQKALLKKRYKPSLFQHVGLHSSLSGKLQHLKDKDFGKQTLYQAHSNPAAELSSSLKHYQQHSLERAYKGEDFFWALTPTKDDYILFTFSQPIYMSGYLFRSGNIETSGDKFYNTTVEVLPSNTSAQGKLLTGSPSAYKQSDKGFIIVGAFENGLAEHDIEEALQPISAVRLVVQSDADVWALLSETETTSTFVITIGYTPCGCGSEPHGVQGPALGHLLYMECRW; encoded by the exons GTTCCACAGTATTGCCAGAGCTGCAGACCCTGCATGAGCGTCTGTTAGTAGCTGAGGAGCTGGGAGGGCAGGTTAGCAGGGATCTCAGCTGCATCCTCGAACAGCTGAGGAACATCTCTAAAGCTGCCAACATCACGCATCCGACCAgtaacaccaccaccaacaccatctCCACAG AAACTATAAGGCAGCCAGGTAGTTCAGACCAACAGTTGTTCCTCCTTCCCAACATTTACCTCTACATGCCCCACCTCAGACAACATCCGGGCAGTCTCCTCCCTAATGTGGTCCTAGGAAAGGGCCGCCGTGGAG TGTCCATTGTGATTGGCATTCCTACAGTGAAGCGTGAGATGCAGAGCTACCTGGTCAACACACTAAGCTCTCTGTTCTACAGCCTGACTGCCTCGCAATGGCAAGACCTCCTCGTAATTGTCTTCGTTGCTGAG GCAGATTCAGACTATGTGAGCCACATAGCAGAGATCATCAAGAAAAG TTTTCCTAAGGAGGTGCTGTACGGCTTGTTGGAGGTTGTCTCTCCTTCAGAGTATTactaccctgacttcagtcgCCTCAAAGAGACCTTTGGAGACTCCACGGACAGAGTCAA ATGGCGAACAAAGCAAATTCTGGACTTCAGCTTCCTTATGCTCTATGCTCAGGACAAAGGAACATATTATGTTCAG TTAGAGGATGATGTTATTGCAAAGGCGGGCTACTACAATGACATGAAGACCTTCACCACCCAGGAAGCCTCCAAGGAATGGCTCTTCCTGGAGTTCTCTAAACTTGGATTcatag GCAAGATGTTTCGAACCCATGACCTCCCCATGATTGTAGAGTTCTTCCTCATGTTCCAAAGAGACAAACCCATCGACTGGCTGCTAGATCACATTTTGTGGGTGAAAGTGTGCAACCCAGAAAAAGACGCA GAAGACTGTAATAGACAGAAGGCATTGCTCAAAAAGAGGTACAAGCCCTCCCTCTTCCAGCATGTAGGCCTCCACTCCTCTCTGTCTGGGAAATTACAGCATCTGAAG GATAAAGACTTTGGGAAGCAGACTCTGTACCAGGCCCACAGTAACCCGGCTGCAGAGCTGAGCAGCAGTCTGAAACATTACCAGCAGCACAGTCTGGAGAGGGCATACAAAGGAGAGGACTTCTTCTGGGCATTAACACCCACCAAAGATGACTACATACTTTTCACCTTCTCACAGCCAATTTACATGTCTGG GTACCTGTTTCGCAGTGGAAATATCGAGACCAGTGGAGATAAATTctacaacacaacagtggaagTGCTTCCCAGCAAT ACGTCAGCACAAGGCAAACTACTGACTGGCTCGCCTTCTGCCTACAAACAATCTGATAAGGGCTTCATCATTGTTG gtgcaTTTGAGAATGGGCTAGCTGAGCATGACATTGAAGAAGCACTGCAGCCGATCTCAGCAGTGCGCCTGGTGGTTCAGTCTGATGCTGACGTCTGGGCTCTACTGAGTGAG ACTGAGACAACTTCCACTTTCGTGATTACCATTGGCTACACTCCATGTGGCTGTGGCAGTGAGCCGCATGGTGTACAGGGGCCAGCTCTTGGACACCTGCTTTACATGGAGTGCAGGTGGTGA